The Sphingosinithalassobacter sp. CS137 genome includes a region encoding these proteins:
- a CDS encoding helix-turn-helix domain-containing protein, with the protein MSDKAIGRADGGQSKMPSPASEARPICVRVDRAMYMLDIGKTKLYELIAEGELEAVRIGRRTLVIQSSIDALILRLRLENSLKRRSG; encoded by the coding sequence GTGAGCGACAAAGCGATTGGTCGCGCGGACGGCGGGCAATCGAAAATGCCTAGCCCCGCCTCGGAGGCCCGCCCCATCTGCGTGCGGGTCGACCGCGCCATGTATATGCTCGATATCGGCAAGACGAAGCTCTACGAACTGATTGCAGAAGGCGAGCTCGAAGCCGTTCGTATCGGGCGCCGAACACTCGTCATCCAGTCGAGCATCGATGCGCTCATTCTGCGCCTGCGCTTGGAAAACAGCCTGAAGCGAAGATCGGGCTGA
- the trbB gene encoding P-type conjugative transfer ATPase TrbB, whose product MSETIAHDRRRSMLRTAMGPTIAAALADPLVLEIMVNPDGALRLDRLGEGRIETQVSFEAAQVERIIRLVASQAKAEVHAASPIVSAELPPHGEGAGERFEGLLPPVATGPCFSIRKPATRIYKLIDYVADGIMSPDTARLLSLAIVNRSNILVAGGTSSGKTTLANALLAEMAHLDERVILIEDTRELQSPARDTVALRTRAGSVTMADLVRSTLRLRPDRIIVGEVRGPEALDMLKAWNTGHPGGIATLHANSAATALYRVEQLIQEAVVTVPRRLIAEAIDMIVFIAGRGTARRVETLARVAGLDRDGNYALSDIAIDPPDQGV is encoded by the coding sequence ATGAGCGAAACGATCGCCCATGACCGCCGCCGGTCGATGTTGCGCACGGCAATGGGGCCGACGATTGCGGCCGCGCTGGCGGACCCGCTGGTTCTCGAAATTATGGTCAACCCCGATGGTGCGCTTCGCCTCGATCGGCTCGGGGAAGGACGCATCGAAACGCAGGTCAGTTTTGAAGCCGCGCAAGTAGAGCGCATCATCCGTCTCGTTGCGTCGCAGGCAAAGGCCGAAGTTCATGCCGCGTCGCCGATCGTGTCGGCCGAGCTGCCGCCGCACGGAGAAGGCGCGGGCGAACGCTTCGAGGGCTTGCTGCCGCCGGTCGCGACGGGGCCATGCTTCTCGATCCGGAAGCCAGCCACCCGCATATACAAGCTGATCGACTATGTTGCGGATGGCATCATGTCGCCGGACACCGCCCGACTGCTGTCGCTCGCCATCGTCAATCGCAGCAACATTCTCGTCGCCGGCGGCACCAGCTCGGGCAAGACGACGCTCGCAAACGCCCTTCTCGCGGAGATGGCGCATCTCGACGAGCGCGTGATCCTGATCGAGGACACGCGCGAGCTCCAGTCGCCGGCGCGGGACACGGTCGCGTTGAGAACGCGCGCCGGCAGCGTGACGATGGCCGATCTCGTCCGCTCGACGCTGCGGCTGCGACCCGATCGCATCATCGTCGGCGAGGTGCGCGGTCCCGAAGCGCTTGACATGCTCAAGGCTTGGAACACTGGTCATCCCGGCGGGATCGCGACGCTCCACGCCAACAGTGCGGCCACCGCGCTCTACCGCGTCGAGCAGCTCATCCAGGAAGCGGTGGTCACCGTGCCGCGCCGGCTGATCGCCGAGGCGATCGATATGATCGTCTTCATTGCCGGCCGCGGCACGGCTCGGCGCGTTGAAACCCTCGCGCGCGTCGCCGGTCTCGACCGAGACGGGAACTACGCGCTCTCCGACATCGCCATCGACCCCCCAGACCAAGGAGTTTGA
- a CDS encoding VirB3 family type IV secretion system protein, translating into MSHIEGFEAPIHGSLGQPILLGGAPRGLAIVNGTIAAAIGLGLQQWLAGLIVWALGHSVAVFAARRDPDFAPVLMRHLRQKGYFSC; encoded by the coding sequence ATGAGTCACATCGAGGGCTTCGAAGCGCCGATCCACGGCAGCCTCGGGCAGCCGATCCTGCTCGGCGGTGCGCCGCGCGGACTCGCGATCGTCAACGGCACGATCGCCGCCGCGATCGGGCTCGGGCTTCAGCAATGGCTCGCCGGCCTGATTGTCTGGGCTCTCGGCCACAGCGTCGCAGTGTTCGCCGCCCGCCGCGACCCGGATTTTGCCCCGGTGCTGATGCGTCACCTGCGACAGAAGGGGTATTTTTCGTGCTAG
- the trbL gene encoding P-type conjugative transfer protein TrbL yields the protein MNDLNVIDQFMQTFIRYIDSGFGLLGPDVAFLTTTLIVIDITLAGLFWAMGGEQDVIGRFIKKILYVGAFAFILSNFSNLADIIFRSFAAAGVTAGGGTISPDDLLKPGRLAGTGFEAAWPLLEQVSELMGFTTFFDNFLAIAVLLFAWAIVILAIFILAVQLFVTIIEFKLTTLAGFILVPFALWNRTSFLAERVLGSVVSSGIKVMVLAVIVGIGSGFFADFTSALQGQEPDIGQAMSLMLAALTLFGLGIFGPGIASGLVAGAPQLGAGAALGTAVGAVGVTALAGGAAAGAARMAGGAALGAIRSGTAMGSAASTAYKLGQETSGSTSFGAGMSGVARAGSSALRQKAGAALGISEAASSGRDAAWTALNGGATGAASSGLGDQQPQWARSLKRQQDMRHHRQVAMHTLREGERGGGSAIPDIKEKDD from the coding sequence ATGAACGACCTCAACGTCATCGATCAGTTCATGCAGACCTTCATCCGCTACATCGACAGCGGGTTCGGTCTGCTTGGACCCGACGTTGCTTTCCTGACGACGACGCTGATCGTCATCGACATCACGCTTGCCGGATTGTTCTGGGCGATGGGCGGCGAGCAGGACGTGATCGGCCGCTTCATCAAGAAGATCCTCTATGTCGGCGCCTTCGCCTTCATCCTGAGCAACTTCTCCAATCTCGCCGATATCATCTTCCGTTCGTTCGCCGCCGCCGGCGTAACGGCAGGTGGCGGAACGATCTCGCCCGACGATCTGCTCAAGCCCGGCCGCCTCGCCGGCACCGGCTTCGAGGCGGCATGGCCGCTGCTCGAGCAGGTCTCCGAGCTGATGGGCTTCACCACCTTTTTCGACAATTTTCTCGCGATCGCGGTGCTGCTGTTTGCCTGGGCGATCGTGATTCTCGCCATCTTCATCCTCGCGGTGCAGCTCTTCGTCACCATCATCGAGTTCAAGCTGACCACTTTGGCCGGCTTCATCCTCGTGCCGTTCGCGCTGTGGAATCGCACCAGCTTTCTTGCCGAGCGCGTGCTTGGCAGCGTGGTGAGCTCGGGCATCAAGGTGATGGTGCTCGCCGTCATCGTCGGCATCGGTTCGGGCTTTTTCGCCGATTTCACAAGCGCGCTTCAGGGACAGGAGCCCGATATCGGCCAGGCGATGAGCCTCATGCTCGCCGCGCTCACGCTATTCGGGCTCGGCATCTTCGGACCGGGTATTGCCTCCGGCCTCGTCGCGGGCGCGCCGCAACTTGGCGCCGGCGCCGCGCTCGGCACCGCCGTGGGAGCCGTCGGCGTCACCGCGCTTGCCGGTGGCGCAGCGGCCGGAGCCGCCCGTATGGCGGGCGGAGCGGCACTCGGCGCAATTCGCTCCGGCACCGCCATGGGCTCGGCCGCGTCCACTGCATACAAGCTCGGGCAGGAAACGTCAGGCTCTACCAGTTTCGGCGCGGGCATGTCCGGCGTCGCGCGAGCCGGAAGTAGCGCACTCAGGCAGAAAGCCGGCGCGGCGCTTGGAATTTCCGAAGCTGCTTCCTCTGGACGGGACGCCGCATGGACAGCCCTCAACGGCGGCGCGACTGGCGCTGCATCATCCGGGCTCGGCGATCAACAGCCCCAATGGGCGCGCTCGCTGAAGCGCCAGCAAGACATGCGTCATCACCGTCAGGTCGCGATGCACACGCTGCGCGAAGGCGAACGCGGCGGCGGCTCCGCCATCCCCGACATCAAGGAAAAGGACGACTGA
- a CDS encoding TrbC/VirB2 family protein, with amino-acid sequence MIVRSRRYPLAPAIIVAAMLALAIATDASASGSGMPWEEPLQQVLESVQGPVAKIVAVIIIITTGLTLAFGESSGGFRRLIQIVFGLSIAFAASSFFLSFFSFGGGALVA; translated from the coding sequence ATGATTGTTCGCAGTCGCCGTTATCCTCTCGCACCGGCCATCATCGTTGCCGCCATGCTTGCCTTGGCAATCGCGACCGATGCCTCGGCCAGCGGCTCGGGAATGCCCTGGGAAGAGCCTCTCCAGCAGGTTCTCGAATCCGTGCAGGGGCCTGTCGCCAAGATCGTTGCCGTAATCATCATCATCACGACGGGATTGACCCTGGCGTTTGGCGAAAGCTCGGGCGGCTTTCGCCGGCTGATCCAGATCGTGTTCGGCCTGTCGATCGCCTTTGCCGCATCGTCCTTCTTCCTCAGCTTCTTCAGCTTCGGCGGCGGAGCGCTGGTCGCATGA
- the trbE gene encoding conjugal transfer protein TrbE — translation MLALHEYRQRADRLADHLPWAALVAPGVVLNKDGSFQRTLEFRGPDLESATEAELVGACARVNNVLKRMGTGWALFFDAERREALGYPDSDFPDSASWLVDQERRADFEAAGAHFESCFRLTLVWLPPADSSDSAARTLVDRPDTEKGRDWRSALAGFIAETDRVLDLLGGVMPKLRALNSTETLTYLHAAISERRHAVTVPDTPMYLDGLLADTPLTGGLAPRLGNRHLRTLTILGFPNLSRPGILDALNGADFVYRWVTRFIALDKTDATKALTKLRRQWFNKRKSVAALLREVLYNQPAQLLDSDADNKVVDADLALQALGGDHVAFGYLTTTITVDDENAARADEKVRAVERIVNGLGFTCVRESVNAVEAWLSSLPGNVYANVRQPLVHTLNLAHLMPLSAVWAGPSENPHLDGPPLLYAQTTGSTPFRLSTHVGDVGHMLVVGPTGAGKSVLLALIALQFRRYAGAQLYIFDKGWSARAAVLAMGGAHHALGLGAESAGELSFQPLRSIDVADERAWAAEWVAALVTHEGVAVTPDIKEHIWTALASLASAPIEERTLTGLSLLLQSSALRSALTPYTLEGPFGRLLDAAETNLSLGDIQCFETEALMGQAGVVAPVLTYLFHRLEERFDGRPTLLILDEAWVFLDHPLFAARIREWLKTLRKKNVAVLFATQSLADIADSSIAPAIIESCPQRILLPNDRAIEPQSRSAYERFGLNERQIELVARATPKRHYYLQSARGNRLFELGIGPVTLALCGASDPASQRLIDTLLTEHDASEFASRFLAARDLAWAADLLASFPDPDAQPEPKEMLK, via the coding sequence GTGCTAGCCTTACACGAATACCGTCAGCGCGCCGACCGGCTCGCCGACCACCTGCCTTGGGCGGCCTTGGTCGCGCCGGGCGTCGTCCTCAACAAGGACGGCAGCTTTCAGCGCACGCTCGAATTCCGCGGGCCTGATCTTGAAAGCGCAACCGAGGCGGAACTGGTCGGCGCCTGCGCGCGGGTCAACAATGTCCTGAAACGGATGGGGACGGGCTGGGCGCTCTTCTTCGATGCCGAGCGGCGCGAGGCGCTCGGTTATCCCGATAGCGATTTTCCGGACTCGGCTTCGTGGCTCGTCGATCAGGAGCGGCGGGCCGACTTCGAGGCGGCAGGCGCGCATTTCGAGAGCTGCTTTCGCTTGACGCTGGTGTGGCTTCCGCCAGCCGACAGCAGCGATTCCGCCGCACGCACGCTGGTTGACCGGCCCGACACGGAGAAGGGGCGCGATTGGCGATCCGCACTCGCGGGGTTCATCGCCGAGACCGATCGCGTGCTCGATCTGCTGGGCGGCGTCATGCCCAAGTTGCGCGCACTGAACTCGACCGAGACGCTCACCTATCTGCACGCCGCCATCTCCGAACGGCGGCACGCCGTCACGGTCCCCGATACTCCGATGTACCTGGACGGCCTGCTCGCCGATACGCCGCTCACCGGAGGGCTCGCGCCGCGGCTCGGCAATCGGCACTTGCGGACGCTGACCATCCTCGGCTTCCCCAATCTCAGCCGTCCCGGAATTCTCGATGCGCTCAACGGCGCCGACTTCGTTTATCGCTGGGTGACGCGCTTCATTGCGCTCGACAAGACCGACGCGACGAAAGCGCTCACCAAGCTTCGCCGGCAGTGGTTCAACAAGCGCAAATCGGTCGCGGCGCTCCTGCGCGAGGTGCTCTACAACCAGCCCGCGCAATTGCTCGACAGCGACGCCGACAACAAGGTCGTCGATGCCGATCTGGCGCTTCAGGCGCTTGGCGGTGACCATGTCGCGTTCGGCTATCTCACCACCACTATCACCGTCGACGACGAGAACGCAGCACGCGCGGATGAAAAGGTTCGGGCCGTCGAGCGCATCGTCAACGGGCTTGGCTTCACCTGCGTCCGCGAATCCGTCAACGCGGTCGAGGCATGGTTGTCGTCGCTTCCCGGCAATGTTTACGCCAACGTCCGTCAGCCGCTCGTCCATACGCTCAATCTCGCGCATTTGATGCCGCTATCGGCCGTCTGGGCCGGCCCCTCGGAAAACCCGCACCTCGACGGTCCGCCGCTCCTTTACGCGCAGACCACGGGATCAACGCCTTTCCGGCTCTCCACCCATGTCGGCGATGTCGGCCATATGCTCGTTGTCGGTCCGACCGGCGCCGGCAAATCGGTGCTGCTGGCGCTGATCGCGCTGCAGTTTCGCCGCTACGCGGGCGCGCAGCTCTATATCTTCGACAAAGGATGGTCGGCGCGCGCGGCGGTGCTGGCGATGGGCGGCGCTCATCATGCGCTCGGTCTGGGAGCGGAAAGCGCCGGCGAGCTGTCGTTCCAGCCGCTGCGCAGCATCGATGTCGCCGATGAACGCGCGTGGGCGGCCGAATGGGTCGCCGCGCTGGTTACCCATGAAGGCGTGGCAGTCACCCCTGACATCAAGGAACATATCTGGACGGCATTGGCGAGCCTCGCCTCGGCGCCTATCGAGGAACGCACCCTGACCGGGCTGTCGCTGCTGCTTCAGTCATCGGCGCTGCGCAGCGCGCTTACCCCCTATACCTTGGAGGGACCGTTCGGACGGCTGCTCGATGCAGCGGAAACGAACCTCTCGCTCGGCGATATCCAGTGCTTCGAGACCGAGGCTTTGATGGGACAGGCAGGCGTGGTCGCGCCGGTCCTCACCTATCTGTTTCACCGTCTCGAAGAGCGATTCGATGGACGCCCGACGCTGCTGATCCTCGACGAAGCCTGGGTGTTCCTCGACCATCCACTGTTCGCCGCCCGCATCCGCGAATGGTTGAAGACCTTGCGCAAAAAGAACGTTGCGGTGCTGTTCGCAACCCAGAGTCTCGCCGACATCGCCGACAGCAGCATCGCGCCGGCGATCATTGAGAGCTGCCCGCAACGCATCCTGCTTCCCAACGACCGAGCCATCGAACCGCAATCGCGCTCCGCCTATGAGCGGTTCGGTCTCAACGAGCGCCAGATCGAACTCGTCGCCCGCGCCACGCCCAAGCGGCACTACTACCTTCAATCCGCGCGCGGAAATCGCCTGTTCGAACTGGGTATCGGCCCGGTCACGCTTGCGCTGTGCGGCGCGTCCGATCCGGCCAGCCAGCGCCTCATCGACACGTTGCTCACCGAGCATGACGCTTCCGAATTCGCGTCCCGCTTTCTCGCGGCCCGCGATCTCGCATGGGCCGCAGATCTCCTAGCGAGTTTTCCCGATCCCGATGCCCAACCCGAACCTAAGGAGATGTTGAAATGA
- the trbJ gene encoding P-type conjugative transfer protein TrbJ — MGRPSFGRPELAMLLSAAAIISVVAVAPVSPASAQIAVFDPTNYTQNVLSAARALQQINNQIRSLQNEAAMLTNMAKNLSRIDFVELTELQRALRDIDRLMARAEGIEFDTAQLELQFERLFPDDPSQGGAKASMAAAQTRLDTARSALRHTLGVQAQVVGNLRADAEVLSAIVSRSQGAEGALQVAQATNQLLALTAKQQFQLQNMMAAQYRADTIERARRLQSEADARAATARFLGSGSAYTPR; from the coding sequence ATGGGCCGGCCTTCCTTCGGCAGGCCTGAGCTTGCGATGCTGCTGTCCGCCGCGGCGATCATCTCGGTTGTTGCCGTGGCGCCGGTCTCCCCGGCATCCGCGCAGATCGCAGTGTTCGATCCGACCAACTACACCCAGAACGTGCTTTCCGCCGCGCGCGCGCTTCAGCAGATCAACAACCAGATCCGATCACTTCAGAACGAAGCGGCGATGCTGACCAACATGGCGAAGAATCTCAGCCGCATCGACTTCGTCGAGCTTACCGAGCTCCAGCGAGCGCTGCGGGACATCGATCGACTGATGGCGCGCGCCGAAGGCATCGAGTTCGATACCGCACAACTGGAGCTGCAATTTGAGCGGCTGTTTCCTGATGACCCTTCTCAGGGCGGCGCCAAGGCCAGCATGGCCGCGGCGCAAACCCGCCTCGATACCGCCCGCTCGGCACTTCGGCACACGCTCGGGGTTCAGGCGCAGGTCGTCGGCAATCTGCGTGCTGATGCGGAAGTGCTTTCGGCCATCGTCTCGCGCAGCCAGGGTGCCGAAGGCGCGCTGCAGGTTGCGCAGGCGACGAACCAGTTGCTGGCGCTCACCGCAAAACAGCAGTTCCAGCTCCAGAACATGATGGCGGCGCAATATCGCGCCGACACGATCGAACGCGCCCGCCGCCTTCAGTCGGAAGCCGACGCGCGCGCCGCCACCGCGCGCTTTCTCGGATCCGGTTCGGCCTACACGCCCCGCTAG
- a CDS encoding tyrosine-type recombinase/integrase, whose translation MHVRGRLNVRQLPSLTEPGIYADGGGLYLRVRKSQRQRENSAPPTRSWLYICMVNGRRREVGLGSILDVSLAQARDLASDTRAAFRQGRDPVEERREAKHEVADRITFGEFADALIDDIESGFRNEKHRKQWRSTLKAHASSLTDRVIREIDTDDILEVLKPIWLKLPETASRVRGRIERILDAAKAKGHRDGENPARWRGHLDLLLPRRPKATKGHHAALPFGEIADFMDDIRRREALAARALEFTILTAARSGETFGATWEEIDLDLALWTVPADRMKAGAEHQVPLSPDVVSLLRDLRPKTAKPGDLVFQSAAGSKLSNMSMAMLLRRMDRSSITVHGFRSTFRDWAGETTKFAREDVEMALAHAIESKTERAYRRGRALEKRRKLMGAWARYCLKK comes from the coding sequence ATGCATGTTCGCGGTCGACTCAATGTGCGCCAGCTACCCAGCCTGACCGAGCCCGGCATTTATGCCGATGGTGGCGGTCTCTATCTGCGGGTCCGGAAGTCACAGAGACAGCGGGAGAATTCTGCACCGCCAACCCGGTCATGGCTTTACATCTGCATGGTGAATGGCCGGCGTCGCGAGGTGGGCCTGGGCTCAATCTTGGACGTGAGCCTCGCCCAAGCTCGCGATCTTGCATCCGATACGCGGGCAGCCTTTCGGCAAGGACGCGACCCGGTCGAGGAACGCAGGGAAGCGAAGCACGAGGTCGCTGATCGGATTACGTTCGGCGAGTTCGCCGACGCTCTCATTGACGATATCGAGAGCGGGTTCAGGAACGAGAAGCATCGCAAGCAATGGCGTTCGACGCTCAAGGCGCATGCGTCATCCCTGACGGACAGGGTCATTAGAGAAATCGATACAGACGACATTCTGGAAGTCCTGAAACCGATCTGGCTTAAACTCCCCGAGACCGCTTCTCGCGTTCGCGGCCGAATCGAGCGCATTCTGGACGCGGCCAAGGCCAAAGGCCACCGCGACGGCGAGAACCCTGCACGGTGGCGGGGGCATCTCGACCTTCTTCTTCCCAGGCGGCCGAAGGCAACGAAGGGGCATCACGCGGCACTGCCATTTGGCGAGATTGCCGATTTTATGGATGACATAAGGAGACGCGAGGCCCTGGCTGCCCGCGCGCTAGAGTTTACCATCCTGACCGCCGCGCGATCGGGAGAAACGTTTGGCGCGACATGGGAGGAAATCGATCTCGATCTGGCACTCTGGACCGTTCCTGCCGATCGGATGAAAGCCGGAGCCGAGCATCAAGTGCCGCTCAGCCCGGATGTAGTATCGCTCCTTCGCGATCTCCGGCCGAAGACGGCAAAGCCGGGGGATCTTGTTTTTCAGAGCGCCGCCGGCTCAAAGCTCTCCAACATGTCGATGGCGATGCTTCTGCGCAGAATGGATCGCAGCTCGATTACCGTGCACGGTTTTCGCTCGACTTTCCGCGACTGGGCGGGCGAGACGACGAAATTCGCACGCGAGGATGTCGAGATGGCGCTAGCGCACGCGATCGAATCGAAGACCGAGCGGGCCTATCGCCGAGGTCGTGCGCTCGAAAAGCGGCGCAAGCTTATGGGCGCTTGGGCGCGATACTGCCTTAAAAAATGA
- the trbG gene encoding P-type conjugative transfer protein TrbG → MRLRKLPRLPQAAAFLLLAGTVLPDEAYADVGESGAQSATIVAPISATRTYSFAEGAIYAVHTSPGRVTDIALQPGETLGAVASGDTARWVIGDTTSGSGDTQRAHVLIKPAAAGLSTNLVITTDRRVYHLTVTSAAKGAMSAVAWSYPRDALLAFERSRTAIQAAAPVASGVQIEHLRFDYDISGDDPTWRPLRAFDDGRQTFIEFHASIQVGQVPPLFLVNAKGEAELVNYRLRGRYYVVDRLFDVAELRLGTETQQIVRIRRVGSRERTTDGRRGS, encoded by the coding sequence ATGAGACTCCGCAAGCTTCCGAGGTTGCCGCAAGCAGCGGCCTTCCTGCTGCTGGCCGGCACCGTGCTTCCCGATGAGGCATATGCCGATGTCGGCGAGTCCGGTGCTCAATCCGCGACCATCGTCGCGCCCATCAGTGCGACGCGGACATACTCGTTCGCCGAAGGAGCGATCTATGCCGTCCACACCTCTCCCGGCCGTGTCACGGATATTGCACTCCAGCCGGGAGAAACGCTTGGCGCAGTCGCCAGCGGCGACACCGCGCGCTGGGTAATTGGCGATACCACGAGCGGCTCGGGCGATACGCAGCGCGCGCATGTTCTCATAAAGCCCGCCGCCGCCGGACTCTCTACCAATCTGGTGATCACGACCGATCGCCGCGTGTATCACCTGACCGTGACCAGCGCCGCGAAAGGCGCGATGTCCGCCGTGGCGTGGTCCTACCCTCGCGACGCTCTGCTTGCGTTCGAACGCTCCCGGACCGCGATTCAGGCTGCCGCGCCGGTCGCCTCGGGCGTTCAGATCGAGCATCTCCGCTTCGATTACGACATCAGCGGCGACGATCCGACGTGGCGTCCGCTGCGCGCATTCGATGACGGTCGCCAAACGTTCATCGAATTCCACGCGTCGATCCAAGTCGGTCAAGTGCCGCCGCTCTTTCTGGTGAATGCCAAGGGTGAAGCCGAACTCGTCAATTACCGGCTCCGCGGTCGCTACTACGTTGTCGATCGCCTGTTCGACGTAGCGGAGCTCCGTTTGGGCACGGAAACGCAGCAGATCGTTCGTATCCGTCGCGTCGGGAGCCGCGAAAGGACTACAGACGGGCGGAGGGGGTCGTGA
- a CDS encoding TrbI/VirB10 family protein: protein MADETGSDPAPPATAPDDALSPLPASYEDVPKLGPPLPGDLGRPILRERQRNAMPVSGEPMIDQAAAERKERLAAEQRAARESPLLVRSNDTKANAAVPPAPEPSVASAVVEDRVQLDPVRDPNGQQRKLDFISSPGPTAVNPYRLRPAASPYMLSAGSVIAASLITGLRSDLPGLVVAQVTERVYDSATGKVLLVPQGARLVGSYDSVVAFGQRRALVVWQRLILPDGSSLRIDNVPATDPSGYAGLADQVDFHTWSLLKGAAISTLLGVGSNLTFSGESDLVQAIRESTQQNASRAGDQLVSRNLTVQPTITIRPGASVRLVVHRDLVLEPWQE from the coding sequence ATGGCCGATGAAACCGGCAGCGATCCAGCACCTCCGGCGACGGCGCCTGACGATGCGCTTTCGCCGCTCCCCGCTAGTTATGAAGACGTGCCAAAGCTGGGGCCGCCGCTTCCGGGTGATCTCGGCCGGCCAATCCTTCGCGAGCGGCAACGCAATGCGATGCCGGTTAGCGGCGAGCCGATGATCGATCAGGCCGCGGCTGAACGGAAAGAACGGCTTGCCGCAGAGCAGCGCGCCGCGAGGGAATCACCTCTTCTCGTAAGATCAAACGATACAAAGGCGAATGCAGCCGTTCCACCGGCTCCCGAACCAAGCGTCGCGTCGGCGGTGGTCGAGGATCGCGTCCAACTTGATCCCGTGCGCGATCCAAACGGCCAGCAGCGCAAGCTGGATTTTATCTCGTCGCCGGGTCCCACGGCTGTAAACCCATATCGTCTGCGGCCAGCCGCCTCGCCTTATATGCTGAGCGCGGGCAGTGTAATTGCGGCGAGCCTGATCACTGGGCTGCGGTCGGACCTTCCGGGCCTCGTCGTCGCCCAGGTAACTGAACGGGTGTACGATAGCGCCACGGGAAAGGTCCTGCTCGTTCCGCAAGGCGCGCGACTGGTGGGCAGCTACGATAGCGTCGTCGCGTTCGGTCAGCGGCGTGCGCTCGTCGTGTGGCAGCGGCTGATTTTGCCCGATGGTTCCTCACTTCGGATCGACAATGTCCCCGCGACCGATCCATCGGGCTATGCGGGTCTTGCCGATCAAGTCGATTTTCACACTTGGTCACTGCTCAAGGGCGCCGCGATATCGACGCTCCTTGGGGTCGGATCGAACCTCACTTTTTCCGGTGAAAGCGACTTGGTGCAGGCGATCCGGGAATCGACGCAGCAGAATGCATCGCGCGCGGGCGACCAACTCGTCTCGCGTAATCTAACCGTACAGCCGACGATCACGATCCGACCAGGCGCTTCGGTGCGCTTGGTCGTCCACCGCGATCTCGTCCTCGAGCCCTGGCAAGAATAG
- a CDS encoding DUF2274 domain-containing protein — protein MPLKLAKLPERTPVKLTISMPPDLSQALSEYSDVYREQYGQSESVADLIPHMLRAFLDSDRGFAKARQSGRIS, from the coding sequence ATGCCACTCAAACTCGCCAAGCTCCCCGAGCGCACGCCGGTTAAACTAACGATCAGCATGCCTCCCGACCTGAGCCAAGCGCTATCGGAATATTCGGACGTCTATCGCGAGCAATATGGACAATCCGAGTCCGTCGCCGATCTCATACCGCACATGCTTCGCGCTTTCCTCGACAGCGACCGCGGCTTCGCAAAGGCTCGGCAGAGCGGACGAATATCGTGA
- the trbF gene encoding conjugal transfer protein TrbF, with protein MIFKRSIQRYGRTPLPETPFQRAGQLWDERIGSARVQARNWRYMAFGGLLLSSAISTALIWQSLQSRVTPYVVEVDRLGQARAVSPAEADYTPTDPQIAWHLAEFIRNVRTVSLDPVLMRRDWLSAYDFVTQRGAQFLGDYARSAAPFDQIGERTVSVQVTSVVRASDQSFQVKWIETAFERGAKAETTRWTAILGVTTRAPRSADALRRNPLGIYIDAIDWSRELEPPEPASPLLTEPVARPADPSIDAQAPADPERSPASPSSQENFQ; from the coding sequence ATGATCTTCAAGCGAAGCATTCAGCGCTATGGGCGCACGCCGCTTCCCGAAACGCCGTTTCAGCGGGCTGGCCAACTCTGGGACGAGCGCATCGGCTCGGCGCGCGTGCAGGCGCGCAACTGGCGCTATATGGCGTTCGGCGGCCTGCTCCTGTCGAGCGCCATCTCAACCGCGCTGATCTGGCAGTCGCTTCAGAGCCGCGTCACACCCTATGTCGTCGAGGTCGATCGGCTCGGTCAGGCTCGGGCGGTCAGCCCGGCGGAAGCGGATTACACGCCGACCGATCCTCAGATCGCCTGGCATCTGGCCGAGTTCATCCGCAATGTGCGCACCGTCTCGCTCGACCCGGTGCTGATGCGGCGCGACTGGCTCAGCGCCTATGATTTCGTCACTCAGCGGGGCGCACAGTTCCTTGGCGACTATGCCCGTTCCGCGGCGCCCTTCGATCAGATCGGCGAGCGCACCGTCAGCGTCCAGGTAACGAGCGTCGTTCGCGCGTCGGATCAGTCCTTTCAGGTCAAATGGATCGAGACCGCCTTCGAACGCGGTGCAAAGGCCGAAACGACGCGGTGGACGGCCATTCTGGGCGTGACGACACGCGCCCCCCGATCGGCGGACGCGCTCCGACGCAATCCGCTCGGCATCTATATCGATGCGATCGACTGGAGCCGCGAGCTCGAACCGCCGGAGCCAGCGTCACCATTGCTTACCGAGCCCGTCGCGCGTCCCGCAGATCCGTCGATTGACGCCCAAGCGCCAGCCGACCCGGAGCGCTCTCCCGCCAGTCCATCATCACAGGAGAATTTCCAATGA